GAGCGGCCACGAGCAGATCGGCGCGGTGATCGCGGCGGCCCACGAACAGTTCCCCGGATTTGCCTTCCGGCTCACCGGCGCGGTCGAGGGGCACCACGACACCGCGCGGTTCTCCTGGGAGCTGGTGAGCGAGGCCGACCGTTCGGCGCCCGTCGCCGGATCCGACGTGATCACGCTGGACGAGGACGGTCGGATCAGGACCGTCCTCGGATTCCTGGACCGAATCCCCGACGGCCGGTGAGGTCGCCCGCGACGGGTTTTCCCCTCGTCGGTGGTCTCCGAGGAGAAGCCACCGACGAGGCAGGACATCATGACCACGACCGGCAAGGATGGACGCGCGATTGACCGCGGTCCGCAGCAGGCACCCGGCGAAGGGCAGCCGGACCTGTGCCCGCCGGTCCGGCTCCCACGAGGAACGCTCACGCCTCCACGACGGGAATGGCGAGGTACTTGTACTCCAGGAACTCGTCGATGCCGACGCGGCCGCCCTCGCGGCCGAGGCCGGACTGCTTGACGCCGCCGAAGGGGGCGGCCGGGTTGGAGACCAGGCCGGTGTTGATGCCGACCATGCCGGTCTCCAGCCGCTCCCCCACCCGCAGGGCGCGGTCGAGATCCCGGGTGAACAGATAGCCGACCAGGCCCCATTCGGTGTCGTTGGCGGCGTCGACGGCCTCGTCCTCGGTGTCGAAGGTGAGGACGGCGGCGACCGGTCCGAAGATCTCCGCCCGCATCAGCCGCGACTCGGGGCTGACCCCGGTGATCACGGTCGGCGGGTAGAAGTGGCCCGGCCCGTCCGGGACTTCGCCCCCGGTGATCACCTGGGCTCCGCGCCGGACGGCGTCCTGGACCAGGCCGTCGGCCTTGGCACGCCCGGCGGCGTCGATCAACGGGCCGACCTGGCTGGCGGGTTCGGTGCCGGGGCCGACCGCGAGCCCGGCCATCCGCTCGGCGAGCCGCGTGGCGAACGTGTCGGCGACCGACCGGTGGACGAAGAAGCGGTTCGCGGCGGTGCACGCCTCACCCATGTTCCGCATCTTGGCGACCATCGCCCCCTCGACCGCCCGCTCAAGGTCGGCGTCCTCGAACACGATGAAGGGCGCGTTCCCGCCCAGCTCCATCGACGTCCGCACGACCGTGTCGGCGCACTGGGCGAGCAGTAGCCGTCCCACCTGCGTGGACCCCGTGAAGGACAGCTTGCGCACCCGCCCGCCGCGCAGCAGCGGCTCGATCACTGCGGCGGCGTCGGTGGTGGTGACGACGTTGAGCACACCGTCCGGCAGTCCTGCCTCCTTGAGGACGGCGGCGAGGGCGAGGCTGGAGAGCGGGGTCTGCGGGGCGGGCTTGAGGACCATCGTGCAGCCGGCCGCGACCGCGGGGCCGATCTTGCGGGTGCCCATGGCGAGCGGGAAGTTCCACGGGGTGATCAGCAGACAGGGGCCGACCGGCTGGCGCATGACCAGGATCCGGTTGGCTCCGTCGGGGGTGCGGGTCAGGCCGCCGTCGATGCGTACGGCCTCCTCGGAGAACCAGCGGAAGAACTCGGCCGCGTAGGCGACCTCGCCGCGTGCCTCCGCGAGTGGTTTGCCCATCTCCAGGGTCATCAGGAGGGCGAGGTCCTCGCGCCGGTCCAGGAGGATCTCGTGCGCGCGACGCAGGATGTCGCTGCGTTCCCGGGGCGCGGTGGCCTCCCAGGTGTTCTGCGCCGCGACTGCGGCGTCGAGGGCGCGCTGTCCGTCGCCGGGTGAGGCGTCGGCGACCTCGCACAGCCGCTCGCCTGTCGCGGGGTCGTCCACGGGGAAGCGGGCGCCTTCGGCGGCGTCCTCCCAGTTCCCCTGGATGAAGAGCTGTTTGGGGACCGAGTCGACGACCTTCGTCACGAGGGGGTGCCTCCGGTCGTGGTAGCCGCGGCGACCGCCACCGACCAGGCACGCAGCCCCTCGTCGATCCCGGCCGCGTCGACGATCAGTGGTGGGATCATGCGCACGACGTTGCCCCAGGGCCCGCAGGGCAGCAGGAGCAGCCCCTCCTCCACGGCCGCCCCCAGCACCCGGGACGCCGTCGCGGCGTCGGGCTCACCGGTCTCCGTGACGAACTCGCTCGCCAGCATCAGCCCGAGGCCCCGGACGTCCCCGATCGCCGGGGTCTTCGCGGCGACCTCCTCCAGGCCGGTGCGCAGCCGGGCACCCATGGCAGCGGCGTTGGCGACCAGGCCCTCCCTCTCGACGACGTCGAGGGTGGCGAGGGCGGCCGCGCAGGCGACGGCGTTGCCGCCGTAGGTGCCGCCTTGCGAACCGGGCCTCGCGCGGTGCATCAGCTCGGATGACGCGGCGATGCCGGACAGCGGGAAGCCGCTGGCCAGGCCCTTGGCGGTGATGAGGACGTCGGCACGGACGTCGAAGTGCTCGTGGCCCCAGAATCGGCCGGTGCGGCCGACGCCGGTCTGGATCTCGTCGAGGATCAGCAGCATGCCGTGCCGGTCGGCGCGCTCGCGCAGCCCTTGCAGGAAGGCCGTGTTGGCGGGGACGTAGCCGCCCTCCCCGAGGACCGGTTCGACGATGATCGCGGCGGTGTCGTCGGGGTCGGAGACGGTCTGGAGCAGCTGGTCGAACTCGCGCAGCGCGAACCGGGTCGCCGTCTCCTCGTCCCAGCCGTAGTGGAAGGCGTGCGGGAAGGGGGTGATGACGACCCCGCCCATGAGCGGGCCGAACCCGGTGCGGACCTTGGTGCCGGAGGTGGTCATCGAGGCGGCGGCGACGGTACGGCCGTGGAAGCCGCCGTGGCACACGACGACGTTGGGGCGGCCGGTGGCCTGGCGGGCCAGCCGGAGTGCGGCCTCGACCGCCTCGCTGCCGGAGTTCGCGAAGAACAGGCTGTCCAGGCCTTGCGGCAGGACCTCGCCGAGTCGTTCGGTCAGGCGTTGCAGCGGGCGGTGCATGACCGTCGTGTACTGGCCGTGGATCAGGGTGGCGACCTGTTCCTGCGCTGCCGCCACGACCTGGGGGTGGCAGTGTCCGGTGCTGGTGACACCGATTCCCGCGGTGAAGTCGAGGTAGCGGCGGCCGTCGGCACCGAACAGATGGACTCCCTCGCCGCGTTCGACGACGACGGGGGTGGCCTGGCGCAGGTGCTCGGACAAGTGGGCCATACGGCAGCTCTCCCACGGGGGGTGAGGGTGCGGTGGACACCTATCACCCTGTGGCCATGGGGGCGCCAGGGTCAACGGGGCCGGGCACCGCCCTGAAGCCGGTGCCCGGTCCGCTCAGCCGTCGGTGCCGCTCGCACCTCCGCCCGTCACGCCTTGACGATCGCTTCGATCCTCGCCAGTTCGTCGGCGTCGAAGTCCAGGTTGGCGATCGTGCCGACGCTGTCCTCGATCTGCTTCGGGCTGCTCGCGCCGACCAGGGCGGAGGTGACGCGGCCGCCGCGCAGCACCCAGGCCAGGGCCATCTGGGCAAGGGTCTGGCCGCGGCCCTTGGCGATGTCGTTGAGCTCGCGCAGCCGCTGGACCAGGTCCGCGGTGACCGCGTCCGAGTTCAGGAAGGGGCTGTCGCTCGCCGCGCGGGAGTCCTCGGGGATGCCGTCGAGGTAGCGGCCGGTGAGCAGGCCCTGCTCCAGCGGTGAGAAGACGATGGAGCCGACCTGGAGCTCGTCCAGCGCGTCCAGGAGGCCGCCGTCCTCGGGGCGACGGTCCAGCATCGAGTAGCGCGGCTGGTGGATGAGGAGCGGGGTGCCCAGCTCACCGAGGATGCGGGCGGCCTCTCGGGTCTGCTCGGCCGAGTAGTTCGAGATGCCGACGTAGAGCGCCTTGCCCTGCTGGACCGCGGTGTGC
This is a stretch of genomic DNA from Streptomyces sp. NBC_00285. It encodes these proteins:
- a CDS encoding nuclear transport factor 2 family protein; protein product: MSANTDRYENAVARYFEAWNAREPEARAKAVAAAWAVGGGYTDPLADVSGHEQIGAVIAAAHEQFPGFAFRLTGAVEGHHDTARFSWELVSEADRSAPVAGSDVITLDEDGRIRTVLGFLDRIPDGR
- a CDS encoding NAD-dependent succinate-semialdehyde dehydrogenase; protein product: MTKVVDSVPKQLFIQGNWEDAAEGARFPVDDPATGERLCEVADASPGDGQRALDAAVAAQNTWEATAPRERSDILRRAHEILLDRREDLALLMTLEMGKPLAEARGEVAYAAEFFRWFSEEAVRIDGGLTRTPDGANRILVMRQPVGPCLLITPWNFPLAMGTRKIGPAVAAGCTMVLKPAPQTPLSSLALAAVLKEAGLPDGVLNVVTTTDAAAVIEPLLRGGRVRKLSFTGSTQVGRLLLAQCADTVVRTSMELGGNAPFIVFEDADLERAVEGAMVAKMRNMGEACTAANRFFVHRSVADTFATRLAERMAGLAVGPGTEPASQVGPLIDAAGRAKADGLVQDAVRRGAQVITGGEVPDGPGHFYPPTVITGVSPESRLMRAEIFGPVAAVLTFDTEDEAVDAANDTEWGLVGYLFTRDLDRALRVGERLETGMVGINTGLVSNPAAPFGGVKQSGLGREGGRVGIDEFLEYKYLAIPVVEA
- a CDS encoding aspartate aminotransferase family protein, whose protein sequence is MAHLSEHLRQATPVVVERGEGVHLFGADGRRYLDFTAGIGVTSTGHCHPQVVAAAQEQVATLIHGQYTTVMHRPLQRLTERLGEVLPQGLDSLFFANSGSEAVEAALRLARQATGRPNVVVCHGGFHGRTVAAASMTTSGTKVRTGFGPLMGGVVITPFPHAFHYGWDEETATRFALREFDQLLQTVSDPDDTAAIIVEPVLGEGGYVPANTAFLQGLRERADRHGMLLILDEIQTGVGRTGRFWGHEHFDVRADVLITAKGLASGFPLSGIAASSELMHRARPGSQGGTYGGNAVACAAALATLDVVEREGLVANAAAMGARLRTGLEEVAAKTPAIGDVRGLGLMLASEFVTETGEPDAATASRVLGAAVEEGLLLLPCGPWGNVVRMIPPLIVDAAGIDEGLRAWSVAVAAATTTGGTPS
- the mgrA gene encoding L-glyceraldehyde 3-phosphate reductase codes for the protein MYTAHPDRYADMPYRRTGRSGLKLPAISLGLWHNFGPADRTVETQRAILRRAFDLGVTHFDLANNYGPPPGAAESAFGEALQADLASYRDELIISTKAGYLMWPGPYGEWGSRKYLLSSLDQSLTRMGLDYVDIFYSHRPDPETPLEETMGALHTAVQQGKALYVGISNYSAEQTREAARILGELGTPLLIHQPRYSMLDRRPEDGGLLDALDELQVGSIVFSPLEQGLLTGRYLDGIPEDSRAASDSPFLNSDAVTADLVQRLRELNDIAKGRGQTLAQMALAWVLRGGRVTSALVGASSPKQIEDSVGTIANLDFDADELARIEAIVKA